In a single window of the Methylophaga frappieri genome:
- a CDS encoding DNA-binding protein: MSPEQVKAKFKKQGLTFSKWARENEFPVRAVYRVIAGIDKGDHGRAHEIAVKLGIKADPEKPNSIN, from the coding sequence ATGTCACCAGAACAAGTAAAAGCGAAATTTAAAAAACAAGGCCTGACATTCAGTAAATGGGCTAGAGAGAATGAATTTCCAGTACGGGCGGTTTATCGAGTTATCGCTGGCATTGACAAGGGCGATCACGGCAGAGCGCATGAAATTGCGGTCAAGCTGGGCATCAAAGCTGATCCCGAAAAACCGAACTCCATTAACTAA
- a CDS encoding DUF3102 domain-containing protein — translation MTVNLTKQHKDSAIHSDAVIEQFGDGIPYDRVRVIDEARFYLAQSAEAMLEAGKRLVLIKEHEAHGDFQRIVQDQLGMPNATARRLMQAAMKYLSPQLQSKRSALSVLGKTKLFELLAEDDEQLASLDEGGTVAGLTLDDIDRMTSRELRAALREAKEQEQAKDQVLADKNQRIDQLSTDLERSQNRYQLSPPPPEEESEEIRKQAAKLGFEAEHHLRVTLREALQAVLDHGQEHGIDAGLWVRGQLDQIADSFNYLCEQLGTVSWLEEHPPYLPTAGAETEEDEIPLWNGEAATDMETES, via the coding sequence ATGACAGTCAACCTTACAAAGCAACACAAAGACTCCGCCATACATAGTGATGCCGTTATAGAGCAGTTCGGTGATGGCATACCTTACGATAGGGTACGGGTAATCGATGAGGCCAGATTTTATTTAGCTCAGTCAGCCGAGGCCATGCTGGAGGCCGGCAAACGCCTGGTACTCATTAAAGAGCATGAAGCGCACGGCGACTTCCAACGTATTGTCCAGGATCAGCTTGGCATGCCAAACGCGACAGCGCGCCGCCTGATGCAGGCAGCCATGAAATATTTATCACCACAACTGCAATCAAAACGATCGGCGCTGAGCGTTTTGGGTAAGACCAAGCTGTTTGAACTGCTTGCTGAAGATGATGAGCAACTAGCGTCTCTGGACGAAGGCGGCACGGTTGCGGGTCTAACGCTGGATGATATCGATCGCATGACTAGCAGAGAGCTCCGTGCAGCATTACGTGAAGCCAAGGAACAGGAACAGGCTAAAGACCAGGTACTGGCTGACAAGAACCAACGCATCGACCAGCTATCGACAGACCTGGAGCGCTCGCAGAATCGTTATCAGCTCAGTCCGCCACCGCCCGAAGAAGAGTCCGAGGAAATCCGAAAGCAAGCCGCCAAACTCGGCTTTGAGGCAGAGCATCACCTACGGGTCACGCTTCGCGAAGCCCTTCAAGCAGTACTGGATCATGGCCAAGAGCACGGCATTGACGCCGGGCTTTGGGTCAGAGGCCAACTCGACCAGATAGCCGACTCATTCAACTACCTGTGCGAGCAGCTCGGCACCGTTTCCTGGCTGGAAGAGCACCCACCTTATCTGCCGACTGCTGGAGCAGAAACCGAAGAAGACGAAATCCCGCTCTGGAACGGGGAAGCAGCCACAGACATGGAGACTGAGTCATGA
- a CDS encoding DDE-type integrase/transposase/recombinase yields MTGNTLQYLMDVANRAEKAGHGGKTKVYQSAADNMGISTQTLMRKLSEFRPSHRRRRKDAAQSALTRADAQVISAYMLDSRRKNGKRLASLEDAIEVLRSNGEIDASRIDEETGEVMPLSISAISRAMYQYNLHPEQLALPSPKVTLRSEHPNHVWQIDPSLCVLYYLPAAQGECLQVMDENKFYKNKPANIRRIEKERVWRYVITDHASGVIFVHYVLGAESGVNLLESFIEASRKRGDEPFYGIPKLVMVDPGSANTGAVFRNLCRALGITLQVNLPGQPWAKGQVEKANDIVERSFEHRLKFQESPPTSVDELNVLASQWRRWFNSTATHRRLKKPRFAAWMKIKTEQLRLAPDEKIMRSIAMNKAERRKVTVQLEVSFNGSQYSVASIPGVHVGMHLEVTRNPWHDDQAGVLYRDDDGREVMQIVQAIKRDEFGFDIDSPIIGETFRSHADTELDTNRKAVERLSMESDTDTEADKKRKSGATPLGGRIDAMKPINDTRIPEYLPRLGELLDVKTPKVESLRLNHVEAAKRLKNRIGDEWNPDHYQWLVQHYPSGIPEDLLDDVEAALTRVKPAKLHVIGGSN; encoded by the coding sequence ATGACAGGCAACACGCTGCAATATCTGATGGATGTCGCCAACCGTGCCGAAAAAGCTGGCCACGGTGGCAAGACGAAGGTTTACCAGAGCGCTGCGGACAACATGGGCATCAGCACTCAAACGCTGATGCGCAAACTTTCAGAGTTTCGTCCAAGCCACCGCCGTCGCCGTAAAGATGCAGCTCAAAGCGCGCTGACCCGCGCCGATGCACAAGTGATTTCAGCTTACATGCTCGATAGTCGACGTAAAAATGGCAAACGTCTGGCCAGTCTGGAGGACGCGATTGAAGTACTGCGCTCGAATGGTGAAATTGATGCCAGTCGCATCGATGAAGAGACCGGTGAAGTGATGCCGCTCTCGATATCGGCTATCAGCCGCGCCATGTATCAGTACAACCTACACCCTGAGCAGCTGGCTTTGCCGTCACCCAAGGTTACGCTTCGCAGTGAGCACCCCAATCATGTCTGGCAGATCGACCCATCGTTATGTGTCTTGTATTACTTACCAGCCGCTCAAGGCGAATGCCTGCAGGTGATGGATGAGAACAAGTTCTACAAGAACAAGCCGGCAAACATCCGCCGGATTGAAAAAGAACGGGTCTGGCGTTATGTGATCACCGACCATGCCAGCGGCGTCATATTTGTGCATTACGTGTTGGGCGCTGAAAGTGGTGTCAATTTGCTTGAATCCTTCATCGAAGCATCTAGAAAACGTGGCGATGAACCGTTTTATGGCATCCCCAAGTTGGTGATGGTTGATCCAGGCAGTGCGAATACTGGTGCAGTTTTTCGAAACCTTTGCCGCGCTCTTGGTATCACCTTACAGGTCAACTTGCCTGGTCAGCCTTGGGCAAAAGGTCAGGTCGAAAAGGCCAATGACATTGTAGAGCGCAGTTTTGAGCATCGTCTTAAGTTTCAGGAAAGCCCCCCAACATCGGTCGATGAGCTAAATGTTCTGGCCAGCCAATGGCGACGCTGGTTTAACAGCACCGCCACGCATCGACGACTGAAAAAGCCACGCTTTGCTGCCTGGATGAAGATCAAAACCGAGCAGCTGAGACTGGCTCCCGATGAAAAGATCATGCGCTCAATTGCTATGAATAAGGCTGAACGCCGCAAGGTCACTGTACAGCTCGAAGTCAGCTTCAATGGCAGCCAATACTCAGTAGCCAGCATTCCTGGTGTGCATGTCGGTATGCACCTTGAAGTTACGCGCAACCCTTGGCATGACGATCAAGCTGGTGTGCTGTATCGCGATGATGACGGCCGAGAAGTGATGCAAATCGTGCAAGCCATTAAACGTGATGAGTTTGGCTTTGATATCGACTCCCCGATCATCGGCGAAACCTTCCGCAGCCATGCAGACACGGAACTGGACACCAACCGCAAAGCCGTTGAGCGTCTATCAATGGAATCTGACACCGATACCGAGGCAGATAAGAAACGTAAGTCTGGCGCCACCCCATTGGGCGGCCGTATTGATGCGATGAAGCCAATCAATGACACCCGCATCCCCGAATATTTACCTCGGCTGGGTGAGTTACTTGATGTCAAAACACCAAAAGTCGAGTCGTTACGACTGAATCATGTAGAAGCCGCGAAGCGGCTGAAAAACCGTATCGGCGATGAATGGAACCCAGATCACTATCAATGGCTGGTGCAGCACTACCCGTCAGGCATACCCGAGGATTTATTAGACGATGTTGAGGCGGCATTGACCAGAGTGAAACCAGCAAAACTGCATGTTATCGGAGGGTCTAATTAA
- a CDS encoding putative holin — MLPFLALPRLSGWLVVALVLIVLIALISPTQLPVVLYKLSLVTFATVLAYWLDRTLFYYARPHQLFAEANGLHKDSQFYDSNQLRLQASLATLRRALIVLAVVLGMTLGL; from the coding sequence ATGCTGCCATTTCTCGCCTTGCCGCGCCTGTCTGGTTGGCTGGTTGTTGCCCTGGTGCTGATCGTCTTGATTGCACTGATCTCGCCAACTCAGCTGCCAGTCGTGCTCTACAAACTATCCCTTGTCACGTTCGCTACGGTGCTGGCCTATTGGTTGGATCGGACCTTATTCTATTACGCCAGGCCGCATCAGTTATTTGCTGAAGCCAATGGCCTGCATAAGGACTCGCAGTTTTACGACTCCAACCAGCTAAGGCTGCAGGCCTCTCTGGCCACACTTCGCCGCGCCTTAATTGTGCTGGCTGTTGTGCTCGGTATGACGTTAGGGCTGTGA
- a CDS encoding thermonuclease family protein — MLKILVLVMGLTPLASADLFTGKVVSITDGDTIKLLTPEKELLRVRLTGIDAPERKQPYFNRSKQILSDLCFDKPAAVDSLGRDRYQRVLGRVTCDGVDANAYMVFQGVAWVYTKYNTDSSLVEYQSKAQAARKGLWQEPNPVPPWEWRRK; from the coding sequence ATGCTCAAAATTCTAGTTTTAGTTATGGGGCTAACTCCACTGGCCAGTGCAGATTTGTTTACTGGCAAGGTAGTGTCTATTACTGATGGGGATACCATCAAACTGCTCACGCCGGAAAAAGAATTGCTGCGTGTTCGTCTGACCGGCATTGATGCGCCTGAACGCAAGCAACCATACTTCAACCGCTCAAAACAAATTCTGTCGGACCTGTGCTTTGATAAGCCTGCCGCCGTTGATTCTTTAGGCCGAGATCGATATCAGCGAGTGCTTGGCCGAGTTACTTGTGACGGTGTTGATGCTAATGCCTACATGGTTTTTCAGGGGGTGGCCTGGGTTTACACAAAATATAATACCGATTCATCCTTGGTTGAATATCAGTCAAAGGCGCAGGCTGCGCGCAAAGGACTCTGGCAGGAACCTAACCCGGTACCACCATGGGAATGGAGACGTAAGTGA
- a CDS encoding helix-turn-helix domain-containing protein, translated as MSEKVTSLSRGLRVIKAMSGHTLDGVSNGELAKALNESPSAITRTLQTLIEEGFAIKLDNGRFALSIQMLQIATRHTTEFERAAQRMAELNQRINTGNS; from the coding sequence ATGAGCGAAAAAGTAACCAGCTTATCTCGTGGACTGCGCGTTATTAAAGCAATGAGTGGCCATACCTTGGACGGCGTGAGTAATGGTGAGCTGGCCAAAGCATTGAACGAATCGCCCAGCGCCATTACCCGCACTCTGCAAACCCTGATCGAAGAAGGATTTGCAATCAAGCTCGATAACGGCCGCTTTGCGTTGAGTATTCAAATGCTGCAAATCGCAACGCGACACACAACAGAGTTCGAGCGTGCTGCACAGCGTATGGCCGAGCTAAATCAACGCATCAACACCGGCAATAGCTAA